A window of Streptomyces gilvosporeus contains these coding sequences:
- a CDS encoding urease subunit alpha, producing the protein MTGSIDPQEYASVHGPRAGDRVVLGDTGLVVRVESDSQKHGDEFLAGFGKTARDGLHLKAASLRETCDVVISNVLVIDAVQGIRKTSIGIREGRIHAIGRAGNPDTLDGVEVVVGTGTSIVSGEGMIATAGAVDTHVHLLSPRVMEASLASGVTTIIGQEFGPVWGVGVNSPWALGHAFGAFDAWPVNIGFLGRGSSSGEAPLVEALAEGGALGFKVHEDMGAHARALDTALRVAEEHDVQVALHSDGLNECLSVEDTLRVLDGRTIHAFHIEGCGGGHVPNVLKMAGVPNVIGSSTNPTLPFGRDAVAEHYGMIVSVHDLKTDLPGDAAMARDRIRAGTMGAEDVLHDLGAIGITSSDAQGMGRAGETVRRTFAMAGKMKAELGPMEGDGVHDDNARVLRYIAKLTINPAIAHGLSHEIGSIEVGKMADIVLWTPQYFGAKPQLVLKSGFPAYGVTGDPNAATDTCEPLVLGPQFGAHGATPAEISVAFVAGAAVAQGNDGMPTRRRRVAVRGTRGIGPGDLVHNSRVGQVQVDGSSGLVTLDGDPMRSDPADTVSLSRLYFL; encoded by the coding sequence ATGACCGGCAGCATCGACCCGCAGGAGTACGCCTCGGTGCACGGCCCGCGGGCCGGCGACCGGGTCGTCCTCGGAGACACCGGCCTGGTCGTACGGGTGGAGTCGGACTCCCAGAAGCACGGCGACGAGTTCCTGGCCGGCTTCGGCAAGACCGCCCGCGACGGACTGCACCTCAAGGCCGCCTCGCTGCGCGAGACCTGCGACGTGGTGATCAGCAACGTCCTGGTCATCGACGCCGTCCAGGGCATCCGCAAAACGTCCATCGGCATCCGCGAGGGCCGCATCCACGCGATCGGCCGGGCCGGCAACCCCGACACCCTCGACGGCGTCGAGGTCGTGGTCGGCACCGGCACGTCCATCGTCTCCGGCGAGGGCATGATCGCCACCGCGGGCGCCGTCGACACCCACGTCCATCTGCTGTCCCCGCGCGTGATGGAGGCGTCGCTGGCCTCCGGGGTGACCACCATCATCGGCCAGGAATTCGGGCCCGTCTGGGGCGTCGGCGTCAACAGCCCCTGGGCGCTCGGCCATGCCTTCGGCGCCTTCGACGCCTGGCCGGTCAACATCGGCTTCCTGGGCCGCGGTTCCTCCTCCGGCGAGGCGCCCCTCGTCGAGGCGCTGGCCGAGGGCGGCGCCCTGGGCTTCAAGGTGCACGAGGACATGGGCGCGCACGCCCGCGCCCTGGACACCGCGCTGCGCGTCGCCGAGGAGCACGACGTCCAGGTCGCCCTGCACAGCGACGGCCTGAACGAATGCCTCTCCGTCGAGGACACCCTGCGCGTCCTGGACGGCCGCACCATCCACGCCTTCCACATCGAGGGCTGCGGCGGCGGACACGTACCGAACGTGCTGAAGATGGCGGGCGTGCCGAACGTCATCGGCTCGTCCACCAATCCGACCCTCCCCTTCGGGCGGGACGCGGTCGCCGAGCACTACGGCATGATCGTCTCGGTCCATGACCTCAAGACCGATCTGCCGGGCGACGCCGCCATGGCCCGCGACCGCATCCGGGCCGGCACGATGGGCGCCGAGGACGTCCTGCACGACCTCGGGGCGATCGGCATCACCTCCTCCGACGCCCAGGGCATGGGCCGCGCGGGCGAGACCGTACGCCGTACCTTCGCCATGGCCGGCAAGATGAAGGCCGAACTCGGCCCCATGGAGGGCGACGGCGTCCACGACGACAACGCCCGCGTGCTGCGCTATATCGCCAAGCTCACCATCAACCCCGCCATCGCCCACGGCCTCTCGCACGAGATCGGGTCGATCGAGGTCGGCAAGATGGCCGACATCGTGCTGTGGACGCCGCAGTACTTCGGCGCCAAACCGCAGCTGGTGCTCAAGTCCGGCTTCCCCGCCTACGGCGTCACCGGCGATCCGAACGCCGCCACCGACACCTGCGAACCGCTGGTGCTCGGCCCGCAGTTCGGCGCGCACGGCGCCACCCCCGCCGAGATCTCCGTCGCCTTCGTCGCGGGCGCCGCGGTGGCGCAGGGCAACGACGGCATGCCCACCCGCCGCCGCCGCGTCGCCGTCCGCGGCACCCGCGGTATCGGCCCCGGCGACCTCGTCCACAACTCCCGCGTCGGACAGGTGCAGGTGGACGGCAGCAGCGGACTGGTCACCCTCGACGGCGACCCGATGCGCTCCGACCCCGCCGACACGGTGTCCCTCTCGCGCCTGTACTTCCTCTGA
- the cimA gene encoding citramalate synthase encodes MTDVPEAPEPDAAPDAVSDDFHVFDTTLRDGAQREGINLTVADKLTIARYLDDFGVGFIEGGWPGANPRDTEFFQRAREEIDFRHARLVAFGATRKAGVRVEDDPQVAALLESQAPVITLVAKSHVGHVELALRTTPEENLAMVRDTVAYLREQGRRVFLDCEHFFDGYALDPVYAKQVVRTASEAGADVVVLCDTNGGMLPAQITAVVRTVLADTGARLGIHAQDDTGCAVANTLAAVDAGATHVQCTANGYGERVGNSNLFPVVAALELKYGRRVLPEGKLAETTRISHAIAEVVNLTPSTHQPYVGVSAFAHKAGLHASAIKVDPDLYQHIDPALVGNTMRMLVSDMAGRASIELKGKELGIDLGGDRALVGRVVERVKERELAGYTYEAADASFELLLREEVRGGALRYFTVESWRAIVEDRPDGTHANEATVKLWAKGERIVATAEGNGPVNALDRALRVGLERIYPQLAHLELVDYKVRILEGAQGTESITRVLVSTSDGQGEWSTVGVAENVIAASWQALDDAYAYGLLRAGVEPQE; translated from the coding sequence ATGACGGACGTACCCGAAGCCCCCGAGCCCGACGCGGCGCCCGACGCCGTGTCCGACGACTTCCACGTGTTCGACACGACGCTGCGCGACGGGGCGCAGCGTGAGGGCATCAACCTGACCGTCGCCGACAAGCTGACCATCGCCCGGTACCTGGACGACTTCGGCGTGGGCTTCATCGAGGGTGGCTGGCCGGGCGCCAACCCCCGCGACACCGAGTTCTTCCAGCGCGCCCGCGAGGAGATCGACTTCCGGCACGCCCGGCTCGTCGCCTTCGGCGCCACCCGCAAGGCCGGCGTCCGCGTCGAGGACGACCCGCAGGTCGCCGCCCTCCTGGAGTCGCAGGCGCCGGTCATCACGCTGGTCGCCAAGTCCCATGTCGGGCATGTGGAGCTGGCGCTGCGCACCACCCCCGAGGAGAACCTCGCGATGGTGCGCGACACCGTCGCGTATCTGCGCGAGCAGGGCCGCCGGGTCTTCCTGGACTGCGAGCACTTCTTCGACGGCTATGCGCTGGACCCGGTCTACGCCAAGCAGGTCGTGCGCACCGCGAGCGAGGCCGGTGCGGATGTGGTGGTGCTCTGCGACACCAACGGCGGGATGCTGCCGGCGCAGATCACCGCCGTCGTCCGGACCGTCCTCGCCGACACCGGTGCGCGGCTGGGCATCCACGCCCAGGACGACACCGGCTGCGCCGTCGCCAACACCCTGGCCGCCGTCGACGCCGGTGCCACCCACGTCCAGTGCACCGCCAACGGCTACGGCGAGCGGGTCGGCAACTCCAATCTCTTCCCGGTGGTCGCCGCCCTGGAGCTCAAGTACGGGCGCCGGGTGCTGCCCGAGGGCAAGCTCGCCGAGACCACCCGGATCTCGCACGCCATCGCCGAGGTCGTCAACCTCACCCCCTCCACCCACCAGCCTTACGTCGGCGTCTCGGCCTTCGCCCACAAGGCCGGACTGCACGCCTCCGCGATCAAGGTCGACCCGGACCTCTACCAGCACATCGACCCGGCGCTGGTCGGGAACACCATGCGGATGCTGGTCTCCGACATGGCCGGACGGGCCTCCATCGAGCTCAAGGGCAAGGAGCTCGGCATCGATCTGGGCGGCGACCGCGCGCTGGTCGGCCGGGTCGTGGAGCGGGTCAAGGAACGGGAGCTGGCGGGCTACACCTACGAGGCCGCCGACGCCTCCTTCGAGCTGCTGCTGCGCGAAGAGGTGCGGGGCGGCGCGCTGCGCTACTTCACCGTCGAGTCCTGGCGCGCGATCGTCGAGGACCGCCCCGACGGGACGCACGCCAACGAGGCGACCGTGAAGCTGTGGGCCAAGGGCGAGCGGATCGTCGCCACCGCCGAGGGCAACGGCCCGGTCAACGCGCTGGACCGGGCGCTGCGGGTGGGTCTGGAGCGCATCTATCCGCAGCTCGCCCATCTGGAGCTGGTCGACTACAAGGTCCGCATCCTGGAAGGCGCCCAGGGCACCGAGTCCATCACCCGCGTCCTGGTCTCCACCAGCGACGGCCAGGGGGAGTGGTCGA
- a CDS encoding agmatine deiminase family protein: MNTPVADGFSMPPEWAPHERTWMAWPGPNFTFGEEGDDTLADARRAWAAVARAVRRYEPVTVVAGPGQLEGARALLGDGIELVERELNDAWMRDIGPTFLTDGKGNLAAADWVFNGWGAQEWARWERDEKIAEQVAALAGARRYATPLVNEGGGIHVDGEGTVLLTETVQLDPGRNPDLTKEEVEAEIHAHLGTTKAIWLPRGLAADYGQFGTRGHVDIVAAFARPGVVMVHTQPNPDHPDHAICNEIAKLLRSATDARGRQLEVVEIPAPTVIEEDGELVDYSYINHLQCNDGIVLCAFDDPRDEEAAAIFRRLFPGRTVTLVDARTIFAAGGGIHCITQQQPKV; the protein is encoded by the coding sequence ATGAACACTCCCGTCGCCGACGGTTTCTCCATGCCCCCCGAGTGGGCACCGCACGAGCGCACCTGGATGGCCTGGCCCGGCCCCAACTTCACCTTCGGCGAGGAGGGCGACGACACACTGGCCGACGCCCGCCGGGCCTGGGCCGCCGTCGCCCGCGCAGTCCGTCGGTACGAGCCGGTCACCGTCGTCGCGGGCCCCGGCCAGCTGGAGGGCGCCCGCGCGCTGCTCGGCGACGGCATCGAACTGGTCGAGCGGGAGCTGAACGACGCCTGGATGCGCGACATCGGCCCCACCTTCCTCACCGACGGCAAGGGCAACCTCGCCGCCGCCGACTGGGTCTTCAACGGCTGGGGCGCCCAGGAATGGGCCCGCTGGGAGCGCGACGAGAAGATAGCCGAGCAGGTCGCCGCCCTGGCCGGCGCCCGCCGCTACGCCACCCCCCTGGTCAACGAGGGCGGCGGCATCCACGTCGACGGCGAGGGGACCGTGCTGCTCACGGAGACCGTCCAGCTCGACCCGGGTCGCAACCCCGACCTCACCAAAGAGGAGGTCGAGGCGGAGATCCACGCCCACCTCGGCACCACCAAGGCCATCTGGCTGCCGCGCGGCCTCGCCGCCGACTACGGCCAGTTCGGCACCCGGGGCCATGTCGACATCGTCGCCGCCTTCGCCCGCCCCGGCGTCGTCATGGTCCACACCCAGCCGAACCCCGACCACCCCGACCACGCGATCTGCAACGAGATCGCCAAGCTGCTGCGCTCCGCCACCGACGCCCGGGGCCGTCAGCTGGAGGTCGTGGAGATCCCGGCCCCGACCGTCATCGAAGAGGACGGTGAGCTGGTCGACTACTCCTACATCAACCACCTGCAGTGCAACGACGGCATCGTGCTGTGCGCCTTCGACGACCCGCGTGACGAGGAAGCGGCCGCGATCTTCCGCCGGCTCTTCCCCGGCCGGACCGTGACCCTGGTGGACGCACGTACGATCTTCGCAGCGGGTGGCGGTATCCACTGCATCACCCAGCAGCAGCCGAAGGTCTGA
- a CDS encoding TetR/AcrR family transcriptional regulator, producing the protein MPGPVPARRPRRRLNQPREQVLAAAMATIAAEGLDRLTMAGLGREVGMSSGHILYYFGTKDELLLQTLQWSEEQLGTERRAALSRRLPARDRLDALVDLYLPQGHRDPRWTLWLEVWNRSQNADDDARERQLDLELAWHRDLVALLVEGASKGEFKPVDPERFATRTRALLDGFGTHLVVGLPGTDREQVRRHVGEFLDESLTP; encoded by the coding sequence GTGCCCGGTCCCGTGCCCGCGCGCCGTCCCCGGCGGCGGCTCAACCAGCCCCGCGAACAGGTACTCGCCGCGGCGATGGCCACCATCGCCGCGGAGGGCCTGGACCGGCTGACCATGGCGGGCCTGGGCCGCGAGGTCGGAATGAGCAGCGGCCACATCCTGTACTACTTCGGCACCAAGGACGAGCTGCTCCTCCAGACCCTCCAGTGGAGCGAGGAGCAGCTCGGCACCGAACGCCGGGCCGCCCTCTCCCGCCGCCTCCCGGCCCGCGACCGCCTCGACGCCCTGGTCGACCTCTACCTTCCCCAGGGCCACCGCGACCCGCGCTGGACCCTGTGGCTGGAGGTCTGGAACCGCTCCCAGAACGCCGACGACGACGCCCGCGAACGCCAGCTGGACCTCGAACTGGCCTGGCACCGCGACCTCGTCGCCCTCCTGGTCGAGGGCGCCTCCAAGGGCGAGTTCAAGCCCGTCGACCCGGAACGCTTCGCCACCCGCACCCGCGCTCTCCTGGACGGCTTCGGCACCCACCTGGTGGTGGGCCTGCCGGGGACCGACCGCGAGCAGGTGCGCCGCCATGTCGGCGAGTTCCTGGACGAATCGCTCACTCCCTGA
- a CDS encoding MFS transporter — MEREQWKKIWVGSAGNMVEWFDWFVYASFAVYFADSFFPKGNDTANLMNTMGIFAVGFFMRPVGGWLLGRVGDRRGRKAALTLTVSLMSASAILIAVAPTYAVAGYGGVAVLLIARMLQGLSVGGEYAASATYLTEASAPGRRGFASSFQYVSMTAGQLLGLGLLIALQRTMSEAALHSWAWRIPFVLGALGAGIIFYLRRSMLETEVYAEDEGAHADPERGTLKALLAHKREAFLVIALTMGGTVAYYTYTTYLTKYLSGSAGMSKPTASLVSFCALFLFMCLQPLAGRLSDRIGRRPLLITFAVGSTFLTVPVMLLLRHAGSFWPALGLSLLALVVVTGYTSINACVKAELFPTGIRALGVALPYAIANALFGGTAEYVALWFKNGGIESGYYWYVTGCAAVSLIVYLTMRETRTIDLGRVGKGSAAPDKVLAS, encoded by the coding sequence ATGGAACGAGAGCAGTGGAAGAAGATCTGGGTCGGCTCGGCCGGCAACATGGTGGAGTGGTTCGACTGGTTCGTCTACGCCAGCTTCGCCGTCTACTTCGCGGACTCCTTCTTCCCCAAGGGGAATGACACCGCGAACCTCATGAACACCATGGGGATCTTCGCCGTCGGCTTCTTCATGAGACCGGTCGGCGGCTGGCTCCTGGGGCGGGTCGGGGACCGCCGGGGCCGCAAGGCCGCGCTCACCCTGACGGTGTCGCTGATGTCCGCCTCGGCGATCCTGATCGCCGTCGCCCCCACCTATGCCGTCGCGGGCTACGGGGGAGTGGCCGTCCTGCTGATCGCGCGGATGCTCCAGGGCCTGTCGGTCGGTGGGGAGTACGCGGCCAGCGCGACCTATCTCACCGAGGCGTCCGCGCCCGGCCGACGCGGCTTCGCCTCCAGCTTCCAGTACGTCTCGATGACCGCCGGACAGCTGCTCGGCCTGGGCCTGCTGATCGCACTCCAGCGCACCATGTCGGAGGCCGCGCTGCACAGTTGGGCCTGGCGGATCCCGTTCGTCCTGGGCGCGCTCGGCGCCGGCATCATCTTCTATCTGCGGCGCAGCATGCTCGAAACCGAGGTGTACGCGGAGGACGAGGGCGCCCACGCCGACCCGGAGCGCGGCACCCTGAAGGCCCTGCTGGCCCACAAGCGCGAGGCGTTCCTGGTGATCGCCCTGACCATGGGCGGCACGGTCGCGTACTACACGTACACCACCTATCTGACCAAGTACCTCTCGGGCAGCGCCGGGATGTCCAAGCCCACCGCCTCGCTGGTGAGCTTCTGCGCGCTGTTCCTGTTCATGTGTCTCCAGCCGCTGGCCGGCAGGCTCTCCGACCGGATCGGCCGCCGCCCGCTGCTGATCACCTTCGCGGTCGGCTCCACCTTCCTGACCGTGCCGGTCATGCTGCTGCTGCGGCACGCCGGCAGCTTCTGGCCGGCCCTCGGACTCTCCCTGCTCGCCCTGGTCGTCGTCACCGGCTACACCTCCATCAACGCCTGTGTGAAGGCCGAGCTGTTCCCGACCGGCATCCGCGCCCTGGGCGTCGCCCTCCCCTACGCCATCGCCAACGCCCTCTTCGGCGGCACCGCGGAATACGTGGCCCTGTGGTTCAAGAACGGCGGTATCGAGTCCGGCTATTACTGGTATGTGACCGGTTGCGCGGCGGTCTCGCTGATCGTCTACCTGACCATGCGCGAGACGCGGACCATCGACCTGGGCCGGGTCGGCAAGGGGAGCGCCGCTCCGGACAAGGTGCTCGCATCCTGA